In Nostoc piscinale CENA21, the genomic stretch CAGGGTTGGGTTTATCTATTAGTTATCAGGTGATTGTAGACAAGCACAAGGGTCAGTTAATTTGCGATTCTACCCCCGGTAAAGGAACTGAATTTGCGATTGAAATACCAATCAAGCAGTAATCCCAGGGTATGAGATGTTGGTATTAACGGGCTGGTGTAGTTACTTTAGATACTAGAGAGCTTGGACGCATACGCCGCCCTTGAATTATCATCTTGACTCCATTAGCTGGAGCAAGGGTAAAACCTCGACGCTGGAGTTTTTCTGGTGTCTTTTCCGCCAAAGTCAGTTGGTAGTTTGAAAGCAGTGTTGCCAATACTAACTTCATTTCAAACATACCCAAAGCTTGACCAATACAACTACGGGCACCACCGCCAAAAGGGATAAATTCATAAGGAGAAAATTGACGTTCTAAAAAACGTTCTGGCTTAAACTGCTGAGGTTGGGGGTATAAGTCTTGGCGATGATGAGTTAAATAAACGCTAGTAAGAAGCACAGTACCAGGCTCTAAGGCATATCCCAACAATTCAACAGGTTCTTGAACCACCCTAGGCATTGTCACCATCACGGAAGGATGAATCCGCAAAGTTTCATTACAGACAGCACTTAGATAAGGAAGTCTGAAAATTTCCATTGAGTCTGGATGATCACCCAAAGTATCAATTTCTTTAAGCAGCTTTTGATAGACTTCCGGTTGACGATGTATCCAGTACAGAGCCCAAGCCATTGTTGTAGCTGTAGTTTCATACCCAGCTAGTATTAAAGTCATCAATTCATCTCGTAACTCTTCATCGGTCATTGAGTTGCCCATCTCATCTTTAGCTGACATCAATAATGAGAGGATATCGATACGCTCAAGATTGTTTTTTTTCTCGACGTTCAGCAATTTCAGCGTAGATTAGTTCATCAATTTGCTGTCTTTGAGACAAAAATCGACCCCAAGGACTCCAACTTCCTAAATTTTTTTGTAAGAAGGAAAACAACAAAAAGCCAGAAGTTACTGGAGATATAAAATTATCCATCAGCGACATTAATAGACGCTTGAGTTTTTGGCAACGTTCTCCTTCATATAAACCAAATACGGCCTGCAACATAATTTGCAAGGAAATTTCCTGCATAACAAAGCGAGCAGAGAAAGGTTCATTCAGTGGTAACTGACTATAGATGTTTTCCGTCAGCTTAGACATCAAAGAGCCATAAGCTCGCATCCGTTCTCCGTGAAAGGGGGGCATAGCAATCTGTCGCCGTCGTTTGTGGCGATCGCCACTAAGCATAAGGAGTGAATAGTTCCCTAACAAGGGTTGTAGAATTCTGTTTTTTTCACCAAGAGCTGCAAACTTCTTCCGTCCCACACTTTGTATAGTTCCAGACGCATCATTGGTAAAAATTTCCTGTATTGCCTGGGGATGATTGACGAAAACTACAGTTTCTCCAAAACCAACTATCTCGGCTGTAAAAATATCAGGATGCTGTTGGGCTGCACTTTCAAAATATTTGACTGGGTTCGCTGCCCACTGGAGTTTTTGCAGAAGAGCAGGCGTTTTTAAAGTATTAGGTAGCGACATATAATTTCTCCTAGCCAACTTGTATTGGTATTTGATTTTTTATGTTTCCTGTTTGATAACGACCAGAATGACAAGACCAGTCAAAGTTGCCGCGTATCCAGGTATGTAGTCCTGATAAATATTTGCTAACTTCATCATTAATTTCTTTCTTGAAATATGGAATGGTCGCTTGTAAATCCAGGAATGACTTCAACTCTTGATTGTGCATATCTGCAACAATTGAAACTGCTTGATTCAAAGGTATTCTATGTTGATAATGCAGCACTATAATCGAGTTATGAACATCGCCATTAGCTATTTCTTTTGGTACTGAAAATATATCATTACACCAACATATAATTTTATTAGTCATCAATCTTAGTCTATTGATAATTTCATGATTTCTGACAAAATCACTTACTAAATGATGGTTGCAAAATTCGCCGAGATCAATACTAATATCAACTGCTGAACTTAATAAATGTATCATTTCATAATTGTCAAGATTAGGTATAGTTTGACTGGCACGGTTAATTGCTTCTAACATGCAACCATCAAAGTATTTCTTCACAGATATTACAAAGTAATTGAAACTTTTTGTATCTCCTATTTGGAGCATTCTCTGTCTCAGATTACTTAAAGCTTTACTCAGAGGTATATCCTGTTGATTAGTTTCCGCTCCATACAAGATTTCTAAAAATCTCCTATGTAAACCCTTTAGTAGTTCAGGCTGTTGACCTAAATGAGAATTATCACATTGGTCATCTAAAACAAACAACCAACTCATCCAATCATTAGCAATTTTTAGTTCTTCAAATTGGCAATAAGGATATGTATATGAAGCTAACAAGAAAAATTTTGCTTTAGAGAAATGCTGATATTCTGTTGGATTTGTTAATAGATTGAATTGCTGTACCCATTCAAAAGAATAATCCTCTAAGACATCGACATATTTATTAATTTGAAAAGGAAATGGGCAGTATAAATCGGGAAAAACCAACTTTTCCATAAGTCCTCTGTAATTGTAATAAATTCTAAATTACTGAAGTTTTAGATAGTGGCTAATTCGGAGATTGACACTTGCACTGACAATACTTGCAGCAACTAAATTATGCAGATAGAAACCAAATATTTAACTCTATATTGATGCTTAATTTACTTTGCAGTTATAATAAAATAGCTGCAAAAATACATGTTAATTTTGCAGAGAAATATTTGATATCTGCGTATACGAAAATAGTCTCACACAGAGCCAGCTTTAAGCGATGAGCGATAAGTAGCTAAATATTCAGCAATAGCTACTAAAAGAAACTCACCAATTAATTAGATTTGCTAAAGTATTGTCGAAACTTTAATGAACAGCACCTTGATTTTTATCCTGCGTTTTATGCAGTATAAAACTTTTTTTTGTTTGTCTATGCCACTATATTAAAAATCTCTTGAGACTTTGTTTAACGAAGTTTTAAACTCAAGACTTAACCTGTTTCATTATTTTTTAATACTTTCAAATAAAAGATAACAGTAATTTTGTGTAATTAGTTAAGTTAAACTATATATTTTTAATACAATGTAAAATAAAACACTAGATTAATATAAGTATTTCTAAATTAATTTAATAAATTGCTTTAAGAAATTGATTAAATTTATTCTTTTTATAAAAATTTTATCTTTATACAAGCAATACTAGCATTTTAAATCACTTATTTTTCCAGTATTATTACGATATTGTCATAAATCTCTGACATATTACTGATTGAGACAGATAACACTTACTTAAAAAATATCAAAAAATTATGAAATATCTTAATATTTATATATTTTTCTTACTTATAGTAGATGAAAAAGTAAAGAAATACACAAAGTTACAATTATTACTTGCAAAAAAAGATACATTCAGTATTAGTTATTATCCCTCAAAAGATAGTTGAAAAATCTAAGCTTTTATGAATGTCTTATTTACTCAGTTACAGTATGGGCTAGGTCAATTTTTATGGCTCAAAGTTGCAGTTTAGAAGGGTTTCTCTTTCAGCTTGATAAAATAAGTCTATTATCTAGCAGAAAAGATTTTCTTTAAATGCCGACATTGGCTGATCAAGGTCAATATCAAAGAAATTGTTATTAGCAGTATAAGATATAACGATAAATATCAAGCAAATAAGCATGTTCTCATAAGTGATTACTATGAAAAGTTTCAATTTCCAGCTTTTAGCTATGGGCTGGAATAGCGATCGCATCTTGCAGCACGAGGCTATTAATGTGAATAGCAACTCCATCAAAGAGTTCCATCAGTTATGGGGTGTAAGTAATCGGTAAAATGGGTGTGTCTGTAAATCATCTCAAGACACCCAATTAGCCAATCTGTATGTTCTCAACAGCTGATTTTCTTCAATACACCCAGTGGTCGGGTATTGCTACATTAGTATTTGCGGCCTTAGCAATACTGGCTTTTCTTTTTAAATGGGGCATTCGCTTTCGGCTGGTAGGTACAACTGGCTTTATGCTGGTGCTAACAAGCGGGTTATTTGCTCTATCTTTAGTACCCTTAAGTCGCACAGTGATTCCGGGAGCCGAAAAATATACGTTGGTTTATGATAATGGTTCCACACAAACAGTAATTTCCATTAATCCAGAAATTTCCCCTTCAGCTTTAGAAGCAACCTTGCGTCAAGCCGCCAGTAATTTATATTCTTATGGTCGTTTAGGTAAACAAGGCGATAATTCTTTGACAATTCGCGCTCGTACCTTGGTGCATCCTGAACCTGGAGTTTCTGTACCACTTTACCTTGGTCAAATTAAACGCAATCTGGCTTCAAGGGAAGATGCGAATATGTCAATTGAGATTTACACAGATAAATTTGCTCAATTGCCAAAGCCTACGGCTTAGGGACTTCCAACTCAAAAAGGAATAGTGCATTCACTTTCAGCACATAGCCCTCAGACTGAAGTCTGGGGCTATATAAACTAAACCCGCCTGCGCGGGTTACAAGATAGTCCGAGTAAGTAGCCACTGAACTTGTCGAAGTGCAGAATGTGGGTTGTATAGCCGTGAATTCCATTCGTTGGGGCTAGGTGCAAGATGTGAATATCCTCTTTTGAAAACCTTCACCTATCCCTACACCCTCCTCCAAAACTTCTCACTACGTAAGTCCTAACGGTGACTGTGGGGCGATCACATTATCTAAATTATTTCATTTTTCTGCTAACTTATACGTATATTCCCTAACAGCAAAGTCTGGTTTTTGTGTTCCGGGAGACATCAATTTTTTTTTTGTATTTGACTATACAATAGAGATTATTTTTAGATTAAGATATTACTTACTAATTTCATCAATGGAAAAATGTTTAGTGTGTGCTGGTCGTAAGTGATGGTGAGTTTTGTTGATAGGCGACTGCCTTCTCTAAATATTATGTAATCCTACTAGCATCAATACAAATTCAGGTTTTGCCTAACTAGTTATTATATGCCCCATCAATCAGCTACTACGTTGTCTACTCAAACATCTAGTTCATTATCGGCACTGGCGATCGCTCCGGCAAAAGTCATCCGTGGATCTGGAGTATTGTCAGCAGCACCAGCAGAGATTGCCCTTTTAGGTAGTCGTCCTTTAATAGTTGCGGGCAATCAAACTCTAGCCCTGACTCAAAATACTTTACAACCAATTTTAGAGCAACAACAGTTGCATACTGCTCAAGCTTCATACGGTGCAGATTGTTCAGAAGCAACTTTGAAATCTTTACGCAAGGCAGCGAAAGAACACAAAGCCGACATGATTATTGGTGTTGGTGGCGGTAAAGCATTAGATACGGCAAAACTAGTTGCTTATCAGTTGCAGTTACCAGTGGTGACAATTCCGACTTCCGCCGCTACTTGTGCAGCTTGGACAGCCCTCTCCAATGTGTATTCTGAGGCGGGGGCTTTTTTGTATGATGTGGCGCTGTCTCGCTGTCCTGATTTATTAATTCTGGACTATGATTTGATTGCCACAGCACCACAATATACATTAGTAGCTGGCATTGGGGATGCGATCGCTAAATGGTACGAAGCCTCGGTGAGTAGCGGACATTTACAGCAGACTTTAATTATTGCCGCAGTCCAACAGGCCAGAGTTTTACGCGATATCTTATTCCAAAAATCAGCCGCAGCCTTAGAAAAACCAGGCAGTGAAGTTTGGCAAGAAGTTGTTGATGCAACCGTTTTACTAGCCGGAGTCATCGGCGGATTGGGTGGGGCGCAGTGTCGCACCGTTGCCGCCCATGCTGTACACAACGGCTTAACTCACATTGCCGGACACAGCAGCATCCACGGCGAAAAAGTCGCATTTGGCATTTTAGTGCAACTGCGTTTAGAAGAAATGATTTTGGGTAATCAGTTAGCCACGACTGCTAGGCAACAGTTGTTAAAGTTTTATGCAGAGATTGGCTTGCCCCAAAAATTAGATGATCTGGGATTAGGCAACATTAAATTAAGTGAGTTAAAAACCGCAGCCGAAATTTCCCTAGTACCAAATTCGGATATTCACCGCTTACCTTTCAAGGTAGGACTAGAACAGCTGATGGCCGCGATGGTTTCGACTACTGCACCCACAGACAGCCGAGAATCAAGCAGTCGGGTAGCAGTAAAGGCAATTGATCAGCCAATTGAGGGGTAAAAAATTTCTGGCTGGCAAAATAACACCCGATGTTTTTGCCAAGATTAGCCAAAGTCAGATTTTGCTCACTTATGAATTTCTCAAATTTATCCACAGCCGCCAACTGAAGATGTATGAGAGAAATTTTACACACAAATCAACTGTATCAAGAAGTGGTACATCAATGACACTGAATTGGATTGCCCCAGCAGAACGTATACAGAAACTGCCAGCTTATGTATTTGCCCGCCTGGATGAACTTAAAGCTAAGGCACGGGAACAAGGATTGGATTTGATTGATTTGGGGATGGGGAACCCGGATGGCCCCACACCCCAACCAGTCGTAGAAGCTGCGATCGCCGCTTTGCAAAATCCCGCCAATCACGGTTATCCGCCCTTTGAAGGAACTGCGAGTTTTCGCCGTGCCATCACCATTGGTACAATCGCCGCTATGGTGTCGTGCTTGATCCTGACAGCGAAGCCTTACCGCTACTCGGTTCTAAAGAGGGATTAGGACATTTGGCAATGGCCTATATTAACCCTGGTGATGTCGTTTTAGTGCCGTCACCAGCTTATCCTGCTCATTTTCGGGGGCCTGTAATTGCTGGGGCGCAAGTCCATAACTTGATTCTCAAACCGGAAAATGATTGGTTGATTGATTTAGCGGCCATTCCTGAAGAAGTTGCCCAAAAAGCTAAAATTCTCTATTTCAATTATCCCAGTAATCCCACTGCTGCCACTGCACCGCGAGAATTTTTTGAGGAAATTGTTGCCTTTGCCCGGAAATACGAAATTCTCTTGGTGCATGATTTATGTTATGCCGAGTTAGCTTTTGATGGCTATCAACCCACGAGTTTGTTAGAAATTCCTGGCGCAAAAGAAATTGGTGTGGAGTTTCATACCTTATCTAAAACTTATAATATGGCTGGTTGGCGGGTAGGTTTTGTTGTCGGCAACAGCCAAATTATCCAAGGTTTGCGGACGCTGAAAACCAACTTGGATTACGGGATTTTTGCCGCCTTGCAAACAGCCGCCGAAACCGCCCTACAATTGCCAGATGTTTATTTACACGAAGTTCAACAGCGTTACCGCACCCGCCGCGACTTTCTCATTCAAGGTTTAGGTGAGTTGGGTTGGGATATTCCCAAAACCAAAGCCACCATGTATCTTTGGGTGAAATGTCCTGTGGGTACAACTTCCACCGATTTTGCCTTGAATGTATTGCAACAAACAGGCGTGGTAGTGACTCCTGGTAATGCCTTTGGGGTTGCGGGTGAAGGTTATGTGCGGATTAGTTTAATTGCAGATTGCGATCGCTTAGGTGAAGCTTTACACCGCTTTAAACAAGCTGGTATCTCATATCAATCGGAAAAATTAGTTTCTGTGCCACTTTAATAAGTGACATGAGATTTTAACTACTAACGCCCCCACTACACTATAGTGGGGAGTTAACTTCAAAAATTATGGGATTCCTACTGTTTTAATTGGGCAAGTTGGGGAAAAAATTGTTCTTTGCTTAATGAAATTCATCTTGTGAATTTGATGTAAAAATTGTTATCTAGGCTGCAATATTGTATTTGCAAAGCTAATTGGTCAATAGCTATAGTTTTTCTATACCTTGCAATGAGCTAATTGTTGATATTTATAGTTAGACAAATTTTTTTGAGAAATTTTATTTGGTTTTTCATAATATTTTTACAATACAGAAATCTGGTTGGGAATTTTATGCTAATTTCCGAATCAGGAGCTATCTGCCCGTATCAATTCGCTCATCACTACTGAAAAGCAAAATTAGATAAACTGCGGAATTTTAGCATAATTGTTTATATTTACAGCAAAAAAATTGCGCTTACTCCAGATATCAAATCACACAGAACAAATTTCAGTAACCAAAGTCTTATATACTAGACATGAATTTAATCGGTTTGAATTTGTCGTTAATTATGATACAAAGACTATTAATCTTGAGATGAAATACTAACTCATCTCAAGGTAAAAAGTATATCCCGGATCATTAAACAACTTTCAACTGCATGTGGTGTAAAAACTCAGAGGGGAGTGACAACATGGATTTACGTGGTGATGCCTTGCAAATCCTCAAAGAAACTAGTCGAACTTTTTATATTCCAATTAGTATTTTACCGTCAGGATTGCAAGAAGCCGTCGCATCAGCATACTTGTGTATGCGTGCCATTGATGAAATTGAAGATCATCCAGACCTGGATAATTCAACAAAGGCACAACTGTTACACAAGATTAGTTTGACATTACAAGCAGGAGTAGATGGCTTTGCAGTTGACGCTTTCTCTGTAGGGTTTAGCGGCTACGAGGAAGTTTTAGCAGAAGTAACTCTGAGAGTCAGAGAATGGTCTTTATTAGCCCCTGAGACTATTGCACCACGGATTTGGGATGCAACCGCAGCAATGGCTGATCGGATGGCTGATTGGGCAGAAAAAAACTGGAAAATTGAAACCGAGTCTGATTTAGATCGTTACACCTTTGGGGTAGCTGGTGCAGTTGGGTTGTTACTTTCAGATTTATGGACTTGGTATGATGGCACACAAACCAATCGTACTTTAGCAATTGGCTTTGGTCGTGGCTTGCAAGCTGTTAATATTCTCCGCAACCACATTGAAGATATG encodes the following:
- a CDS encoding iron-containing alcohol dehydrogenase family protein: MPHQSATTLSTQTSSSLSALAIAPAKVIRGSGVLSAAPAEIALLGSRPLIVAGNQTLALTQNTLQPILEQQQLHTAQASYGADCSEATLKSLRKAAKEHKADMIIGVGGGKALDTAKLVAYQLQLPVVTIPTSAATCAAWTALSNVYSEAGAFLYDVALSRCPDLLILDYDLIATAPQYTLVAGIGDAIAKWYEASVSSGHLQQTLIIAAVQQARVLRDILFQKSAAALEKPGSEVWQEVVDATVLLAGVIGGLGGAQCRTVAAHAVHNGLTHIAGHSSIHGEKVAFGILVQLRLEEMILGNQLATTARQQLLKFYAEIGLPQKLDDLGLGNIKLSELKTAAEISLVPNSDIHRLPFKVGLEQLMAAMVSTTAPTDSRESSSRVAVKAIDQPIEG
- a CDS encoding terpene synthase family protein, producing the protein MEKLVFPDLYCPFPFQINKYVDVLEDYSFEWVQQFNLLTNPTEYQHFSKAKFFLLASYTYPYCQFEELKIANDWMSWLFVLDDQCDNSHLGQQPELLKGLHRRFLEILYGAETNQQDIPLSKALSNLRQRMLQIGDTKSFNYFVISVKKYFDGCMLEAINRASQTIPNLDNYEMIHLLSSAVDISIDLGEFCNHHLVSDFVRNHEIINRLRLMTNKIICWCNDIFSVPKEIANGDVHNSIIVLHYQHRIPLNQAVSIVADMHNQELKSFLDLQATIPYFKKEINDEVSKYLSGLHTWIRGNFDWSCHSGRYQTGNIKNQIPIQVG
- a CDS encoding squalene/phytoene synthase family protein, whose translation is MDLRGDALQILKETSRTFYIPISILPSGLQEAVASAYLCMRAIDEIEDHPDLDNSTKAQLLHKISLTLQAGVDGFAVDAFSVGFSGYEEVLAEVTLRVREWSLLAPETIAPRIWDATAAMADRMADWAEKNWKIETESDLDRYTFGVAGAVGLLLSDLWTWYDGTQTNRTLAIGFGRGLQAVNILRNHIEDMGRGVNFFPDGWTVTEMQEYALRNLALADAYTQALPAGPALNFCQIPLTLAHGTIDALANGKEKLSRSEVIALLEQLNAVNVKAS
- a CDS encoding Ycf51 family protein; translated protein: MFSTADFLQYTQWSGIATLVFAALAILAFLFKWGIRFRLVGTTGFMLVLTSGLFALSLVPLSRTVIPGAEKYTLVYDNGSTQTVISINPEISPSALEATLRQAASNLYSYGRLGKQGDNSLTIRARTLVHPEPGVSVPLYLGQIKRNLASREDANMSIEIYTDKFAQLPKPTA